A genomic stretch from Astatotilapia calliptera chromosome 4, fAstCal1.2, whole genome shotgun sequence includes:
- the mmd gene encoding monocyte to macrophage differentiation factor isoform X1: MLGLSFPLACQDSLLFYPSLFKAGLLLFTLLAVVHFSLLPAVKKDTGMKRVNSFQRFMNRRASANCRYQPTCYEHAANFYTHALLIVPAFVGMTLLHCLSDNRWERITAWVYGMGLCALFLVSTVFHIITWKKSHMRSVEHCFHMCDRVVIYFFIAASYTPWLNLRELGPLAAHMRWFVWLMAAAGTIYVFNYHEKYKLVELAFYLSMGFFPASVVTSMSNTDGLQELACGGLIYCLGVFFFKSDGVIPFAHAIWHMFVALAAAVHYYAIWKYLYNAPSSDTLLDS; encoded by the exons ATGCTAGGCCTTTCGTTTCCTTTGGCTTGTCAGGACAGTTTATTGTTTTATCCCTCCCTCTTTAAAGCTGGGCTTTTGCTCTTTACTTTGCTGGCTGTGGTCCATTTTTCGTTGCTTCCCGCAGTTAAAAAAGACACCGGAATGAAGCGTGTGAACAGCTTTCAGAG gttcaTGAACAGACGGGCCTCTGCAAACTGCCGCTACCAGCCTACCTGCTATGAGCATGCTGCAAACTTTTACACCCATGCA CTCCTCATCGTGCCAGCCTTCGTGGGGATGACGCTGCTGCACTGTCTGTCGGACAACCGCTGGGAGAGGATCACGGCCTGGGTGTACGGCATGGGCCTGTGTGCCCTCTTCCTCGTCTCCACCGTGTTTCATATCATCACCTGGAAGAAGAGTCACATGAG GTCAGTGGAGCATTGCTTTCACATGTGTGACAGAGTGGTCATCTATTTCTTCATTGCTGCCTCCTACACACCTTG GTTGAACCTGCGTGAACTGGGCCCCCTCGCAGCACACATGCGCTGGTTTGTGTGGCTCATGGCTGCTGCTGGAACCATTTATGTCTTCAACTACCATGAAAA GTATAAACTCGTTGAGCTGGCCTTCTATTTGTCGATGGGATTTTTTCCCGCATCTGTGGTGACATCAAtg agCAACACAGACGGTCTTCAGGAGCTGGCCTGTGGAGGACTCATCTACTGCCTCGGTGTCTTCTTCTTCAAGAGCGATGGCGTCATCCCATTCGCCCACGCCATCTGGCACATGTTCGTGGCGCTGGCGGCGGCAGTGCACTACTACGCCATCTGGAAGTACCTCTACAACGCTCCCAGCTCAGACACCCTCCTCGACTCGTGA
- the mmd gene encoding monocyte to macrophage differentiation factor isoform X2, whose amino-acid sequence MLRFDLHRTKLGRFMNRRASANCRYQPTCYEHAANFYTHALLIVPAFVGMTLLHCLSDNRWERITAWVYGMGLCALFLVSTVFHIITWKKSHMRSVEHCFHMCDRVVIYFFIAASYTPWLNLRELGPLAAHMRWFVWLMAAAGTIYVFNYHEKYKLVELAFYLSMGFFPASVVTSMSNTDGLQELACGGLIYCLGVFFFKSDGVIPFAHAIWHMFVALAAAVHYYAIWKYLYNAPSSDTLLDS is encoded by the exons gttcaTGAACAGACGGGCCTCTGCAAACTGCCGCTACCAGCCTACCTGCTATGAGCATGCTGCAAACTTTTACACCCATGCA CTCCTCATCGTGCCAGCCTTCGTGGGGATGACGCTGCTGCACTGTCTGTCGGACAACCGCTGGGAGAGGATCACGGCCTGGGTGTACGGCATGGGCCTGTGTGCCCTCTTCCTCGTCTCCACCGTGTTTCATATCATCACCTGGAAGAAGAGTCACATGAG GTCAGTGGAGCATTGCTTTCACATGTGTGACAGAGTGGTCATCTATTTCTTCATTGCTGCCTCCTACACACCTTG GTTGAACCTGCGTGAACTGGGCCCCCTCGCAGCACACATGCGCTGGTTTGTGTGGCTCATGGCTGCTGCTGGAACCATTTATGTCTTCAACTACCATGAAAA GTATAAACTCGTTGAGCTGGCCTTCTATTTGTCGATGGGATTTTTTCCCGCATCTGTGGTGACATCAAtg agCAACACAGACGGTCTTCAGGAGCTGGCCTGTGGAGGACTCATCTACTGCCTCGGTGTCTTCTTCTTCAAGAGCGATGGCGTCATCCCATTCGCCCACGCCATCTGGCACATGTTCGTGGCGCTGGCGGCGGCAGTGCACTACTACGCCATCTGGAAGTACCTCTACAACGCTCCCAGCTCAGACACCCTCCTCGACTCGTGA